A genomic stretch from Triplophysa dalaica isolate WHDGS20190420 chromosome 4, ASM1584641v1, whole genome shotgun sequence includes:
- the LOC130419221 gene encoding uncharacterized protein LOC130419221 isoform X2, producing MDAVGVNVIETATLGRPFQLGTLYDCRKDALVPGITLWGKEQLHQSIRSHAQINTDFNVTASDSIEEKSNLLNIDGSLKLSLLSGLVNVRGAAKYLSDTKKSFKQQRLTLHYHSTTKFEELTMNHLGSGKIVHYEAFDNDAATHVVTAVLYGANACFVFDREVSSDEDKTTIEGEVKATFDKLKGISLGAEIDLNMNDNQKNAVQKFSCTFYGDFQLPSNPTSFEDALKIFADLPKLLGEKKELAVPLRVWLYPLDKLHTSAAKVQKDISTGLIKAVESVFESLSTTEMKCADLLKEPPALAFAAFNGQIMQMRENCCSYKFSLMKKLGSLLPEIRGDQKKETELNDLLRDHMESPFRGQNLEHWVKEKAKESAVIKTLIRQLNDYGAKVEVNLDEILMDLEVEHLVSYTFTSFEGPDVLLSTQKDYLSPKGQKKENAPSAKWMTGLSSDAKKNMRTNTTLFKNLIKSKQRKPAKFIVASKEVKNIEGSCILLYENGSDEDICFTPPLKPACPVIEQIKGHSVVLQVPTTCQATEDLRLMYKIKEDKDWKSQHVQQSKETLTLTDLSPDTEYEIKYTAVGKLNYTVDSDVIHITVIDKKLISATESVLESLTLTEKKCSELVDDSRSKIFGAFNRKIQDMMKHCQTYRQDLSTRIQSLIHSIQACEKGICDLEYLLQAHEESPFKATSLREWITIKEKELNVVSTIFHQLLDSGAEEHINLDEILSDINVENVVCYTFSSLEEPDEFLSDHENYLKHQMIRRDLEKMPDAVSRTWLQGTVTEKIREHLKLFKDIMTSHGSQSTKFLVSSKDHTIHLGSCILFYENGSHEALCFAPPSKPACPIIIQVKGYSVVLKIPPTCQATEDLRLMYKIKEDKDWKSQHVQQSKETLTLTDLNPEAEYEIKYTAVGKLNYTVDSDVIYITVIDKKLISATESVLESLTLTGKKCSELMDDSRSKIFGAFNRKIQDMMKHCQTYRQDLSTRIQSLIHSIQACENGICDLEYLLQAHEESPFKATSLREWITIKEKELYVVSTILQQLLDSGAVEHNNLDEILSDINVENVLCYTFSSLEEPDELLSDHENYLKHQMIRRDLEKMPDAVSRTWLQGTVTEKMREHLKLFKDIMTSHGSQSTKFLVSSKDHTIHPGSCILFYENGSHEALCFTPPSKPACPIIIQVKGHSVVLNVPPTFQDTEDLRLMYNIKEDKDWKSQHVQQSKETLTLTDLSPDTEYEIKFTAVGKLNYTVDSDVIYIKVIDKKLISATESILESLTLTEKKCYELVDDSRSKVFGAFNRKIQDMMKHCQTYRQDLSTRIQSLIHLIQVCENGICDLEDLLQAHEESPFKATSLIEWITIKEKELNVVSTILQQLLDSGAEEHNNLDEILSDINVENVLCYTFSSLEEPDEFLYDHENYLKHQMIRRDLEKMPDAVSRTWLQGTVTEKMREHLKLFKDIMTSHGSQSTKFLVSSKDHTIHPGSCILFYENGSHETLCFTPPSKPACPIIIQVKGHSVVLNVPPTCQATEDLRLMYKIKEDKDWKSQHVQQSKETLTLTDLNPETQYEIKYTAVGKLNYTVDSDVIYIKVIDKKLISATESVLESLTLTEKKCSELMDSSRTKIFGAFNRKIQDMMKRCQTYRQDLSTRIQSLIHSIQVCENGICDLEDLLQAHEESPFKATSLIEWITIKEKELNVVSTILQQLLDSGAEEHNNLDEILSDINVENVLCYTFSSLEEPDEFLSDHENYLKHQMIRRDLEKMPDAVSRTWLQGTVRDKMREHLKKFKDIMTSHGSQSTKFLVSSKDHTIHPGSCILLYENGSHEALCFTPPSKPACPIIKQVRGHSVVFEMPSPCPETVELKLLYKMKEEREWKSQHVHKSQDTVTLEDLSPDTQYDVKYTAVGKLNYTTDSDVIRVEEGGTRTTRDNGGVKLFSDLAGKTNGGHKSFFDTLENRIKDLREVPTMDDSDIFLVYCPLVSRHGNDIEAALKRFTDSTASKLKVLVVLHHTFDPEKTVPDSSRRVNRTDILTVDCLFYEDTGLLKCQKNDDAIDKVVNLLRQQRKEKYVNEFQSRGPLHKNVAPNDNLRKENEKHPTELDKDKRNPQGENKEVSKLSSEKERVAKTPSIQSESRKIKLCSILAGKTNISPERFTGTLKKEIPNLMEVSMDESDIVLVFCPIVSRAGTDIEAALKIFTDSTDSKLKVLVVLHHTFDTEKTVPDSSRCVNRTDILTVDCLFYEDTGLLKCQKNDDAIDKVVNWLIQQGEKKGVKVCRWQVETDQSSSFWSRLSGPFKGNKQGSSSDNM from the exons ATGGATGCAGTGGGAGTGAACGTCATAGAAACTGCTACTCTTGGGAGACCCTTCCAGCTGGGTACGCTGTATGACTGCAGAAAAGATGCCCTAGTACCAG GAATCACACTATGGGGTAAAGAGCAACTTCATCAGAGTATACGCAGTCATGCCCAAATTAATACAGATTTCAATGTCACAGCTTCAGACTCCATTGaagaaaaatctaatttactGAACATTGATGGTTCTCTAAAATTGAGTCTTTTAAGTGGACTTGTCAATGTGAGAGGAGCAGCAAAATATCTCAGCGACACAAAGAAATCCTTTAAACAGCAAAGACTGACCCTACATTACCATTCAACCACCAAGTTTGAAGAACTGACCATGAACCACTTGGGTTCTGGAAAAATAGTTCACTATGAAGCGTTTGATAATGATGCAGCCACACATGTGGTGACTGCTGTGCTGTATGGGGCGAATGCTTGCTTTGTTTTTGACAGAGAAGTTTCATCAGATGAGGACAAAACCACTATTGAGGGGGAAGTAAAAGCTACATTTGATAAGCTGAAGGGCATTTCACTGGGTGCAGAGATTGATCTGAACATGAATGACAATCAGAAGAATGCCGTTCAAAAATTCAGCTGTACGTTTTATGGGGACTTTCAGTTGCCATCTAATCCAACCTCTTTTGAAGATGCTTTGAAGATTTTTGCTGATCTTCCAAAACTGTTAGGAGAGAAGAAAGAGCTTGCAGTTCCATTAAGAGTGTGGCTTTATCCTTTAGATAAACTACACACAAGTGCAGCAAAAGTTCAAAAAGACATCAGCACAGGTCTAATCAAAGCTGTGGAATCAGTTTTTGAGAGTTTAAGTACAACCGAAATGAAATGCGCTGATCTTCTGAAGGAGCCACCTGCTTTGGCTTTTGCAGCATTTAATGGTCAAATAATGCAGATGAGGGAAAACTGTTGCAGCTATAAGTTTAGTCTCATGAAAAAACTTGGCTCTCTGTTGCCAGAAATCCGTGGGGATCAGAAAAAGGAAACAGAGTTAAATGATCTTCTGCGTGATCATATGGAATCTCCATTCAGAGGTCAGAATCTTGAACATTGGGTGAAAGAGAAAGCAAAAGAATCTGCAGTAATTAAAACATTGATCAGACAACTGAATGATTACGGAGCAAAAGTGGAAGTGAATCTAGATGAAATCTTGATGGATCTGGAAGTTGAACATTTGGTTAGCTACACATTCACATCATTTGAGGGTCCAGATGTGCTCCTTTCTACACAGAAGGACTACTTGAGTCCAAAGGggcaaaagaaagagaatgcACCCAGTGCCAAATGGATGACGGGGCTTTCCTCTGATGCCAAAAAGAATATGAGGACCAACAcgactttatttaaaaacttgatCAAATCAAAACAGCGTAAACCAGCCAAATTTATTGTCGCATCAAAAGAAGTGAAAAACATTGAAGGTTCCTGCATTCTCCTTTATGAAAATGGATCTGATGAAGACATTTGCTTTACTCCTCCATTAAAACCAGCCTGTCCAGTTATTGAACAGATCAAAGGTCACAGTGTAGTCTTGCAGGTACCTACAACATGTCAAGCTACAGAAGACCTCAggttaatgtataaaataaaggaaGATAAAGACTGGAAATCTCAACATGTacaacagagcaaagaaacaTTAACTCTGACAGATCTAAGTCCAGACACAGAGTATGAGATTAAATATACAGCAGTTGGCAAACTGAACTACACCGTAGACAGTGATGTCATCCACATCACAGTCATAGACAAGAAGCTCATAAGTGCCACAGAGTCTGTCTTAGAGAGTCTGACTTTGACTGAAAAAAAGTGCAGTGAACTTGTGGATGACAGCAGATCAAAAATATTCGGTGCATTTAACAGAAAGATTCAAGACATGATGAAACACTGTCAAACCTACAGACAAGACTTAAGCACCAGAATTCAATCCTTGATCCACTCGATTCAAGCTTGTGAAAAAGGCATCTGTGATTTGGAATATCTTCTACAAGCTCATGAAGAATCTCCATTTAAAGCCACCAGTCTTAGAGAGTGGATCactataaaagaaaaagaattaAATGTAGTTTCTACAATTTTTCATCAACTTCTGGATTCTGGAGCAGAGGAACATATTAACCTGGATGAAATTTTGTCAGATATTAATGTGGAGAATGTGGTGTGCTACACATTCAGTTCTCTTGAGGAGCCAGATGAGTTTCTTTCTGATCATGAAAATTATCTAAAACATCAAATGATAAGGAGAGATTTGGAGAAGATGCCTGATGCAGTGTCTCGGACATGGCTCCAAGGAACagtaacagaaaaaataagagaacatttaaaactatttaaagacATAATGACTTCACATGGCAGTCAGTCCACAAAGTTTTTGGTTTCTTCAAAAGACCACACAATACATCTAGGTTCCTGCATTCTCTTCTATGAAAATGGATCTCATGAAGCTCTTTGCTTTGCTCCTCCATCAAAACCAGCCTGTCCAATCATTATACAGGTCAAAGGTTACAGTGTAGTTTTGAAAATACCTCCAACATGTCAAGCTACAGAAGACCTCAggttaatgtataaaataaaggaaGATAAAGACTGGAAATCTCAACATGTacaacagagcaaagaaacaTTAACTCTGACAGATCTAAATCCAGAAGCGGAGTATGAGATTAAATATACCGCAGTTGGCAAACTGAACTACACCGTAGACAGTGATGTCATCTACATCACAGTCATAGACAAGAAGCTCATAAGTGCCACAGAGTCTGTCTTAGAGAGTCTGACTTTGACTGGAAAAAAGTGCAGTGAACTTATGGATGACAGCAGATCAAAAATATTCGGTGCATTTAACAGAAAGATTCAAGACATGATGAAACACTGTCAAACATACAGACAAGACTTAAGCACCAGAATTCAATCCTTGATCCACTCGATTCAAGCTTGTGAAAATGGCATCTGTGATTTGGAATATCTTCTACAAGCTCATGAAGAATCTCCATTTAAAGCCACCAGTCTTAGAGAGTGGATCactataaaagaaaaagaattaTATGTAGTTTCTACAATTCTTCAACAACTTCTGGACTCTGGAGCAGTGGAACATAATAACCTGGATGAAATTTTGTCAGATATTAATGTGGAGAATGTGCTGTGCTACACATTCAGTTCTCTTGAGGAGCCAGATGAGTTGCTTTCTGATCATGAAAATTATCTAAAACATCAAATGATAAGGAGAGATTTGGAGAAGATGCCTGATGCAGTGTCTCGGACATGGCTCCAAGGAACAGTAACAGAAaaaatgagagaacatttaaaactatttaaagacATAATGACTTCACATGGCAGTCAGTCCACAAAGTTTTTGGTTTCTTCAAAAGACCACACAATCCATCCAGGTTCCTGCATTCTCTTCTATGAAAATGGATCTCATGAAGCTCTTTGCTTTACTCCTCCATCAAAACCAGCTTGTCCAATCATTAtacaggtcaaaggtcacagtGTAGTTTTGAATGTACCTCCAACATTTCAAGATACAGAAGACCTCAGgttaatgtataatataaaggAAGATAAAGACTGGAAATCTCAACATGTacaacagagcaaagaaacaTTAACTCTGACAGATCTAAGTCCAGACACAGAGTATGAGATTAAATTTACAGCAGTTGGCAAACTGAACTACACCGTAGACAGTGACGTCATCTACATCAAAGTCATAGACAAGAAGCTCATAAGTGCCACAGAGTCTATCTTAGAGAGTCTGACTTTGACTGAAAAAAAGTGCTATGAACTTGTGGATGACAGCAGATCAAAAGTATTCGGTGCATTTAACAGAAAGATTCAAGACATGATGAAACACTGTCAAACCTACAGACAAGACTTAAGCACCAGAATTCAATCCTTGATCCACTTGATTCAAGTTTGTGAAAATGGCATCTGTGATTTGGAAGATCTTCTACAAGCTCATGAAGAATCTCCATTTAAAGCCACCAGTCTTATCGAATGGATCactataaaagaaaaagaattaAATGTAGTTTCTACAATTCTTCAACAACTTCTGGACTCTGGAGCAGAGGAACATAATAACCTGGATGAAATTTTGTCAGATATTAATGTGGAGAATGTGCTGTGCTATACATTCAGTTCTCTTGAGGAGCCAGATGAGTTTCTTTATGATCATGAAAATTATCTAAAACATCAAATGATAAGGAGAGATTTGGAGAAGATGCCTGATGCAGTGTCTCGGACATGGCTCCAAGGAACAGTAACAGAAaaaatgagagaacatttaaaactatttaaagacATAATGACTTCACATGGCAGTCAGTCCACAAAGTTTTTGGTTTCTTCAAAAGACCACACAATCCATCCAGGTTCCTGCATTCTCTTCTATGAAAATGGATCTCATGAAACTCTTTGCTTTACTCCTCCATCAAAACCAGCCTGTCCAATCATTAtacaggtcaaaggtcacagtGTAGTTTTGAATGTACCTCCAACATGTCAAGCTACAGAAGACCTCAggttaatgtataaaataaaggaaGATAAAGACTGGAAATCTCAACATGTacaacagagcaaagaaacaTTAACTCTGACAGATCTAAATCCAGAAACGCAGTATGAGATTAAATACACCGCAGTTGGCAAACTGAACTACACTGTAGACAGTGACGTCATCTACATCAAAGTCATAGACAAGAAGCTCATAAGTGCCACAGAGTCTGTTTTAGAGAGTCTGACTTTGACTGAAAAAAAGTGCAGTGAACTTATGGATTCcagcagaacaaaaatattCGGTGCATTTAACAGAAAGATTCAAGACATGATGAAACGCTGTCAAACCTACAGACAAGACTTAAGCACCAGAATTCAATCCTTGATCCACTCGATTCAAGTTTGTGAAAATGGCATCTGTGATTTGGAAGATCTTCTACAAGCTCATGAAGAATCTCCATTTAAAGCCACCAGTCTTATAGAATGGATCactataaaagaaaaagaattaAATGTAGTTTCTACAATTCTTCAACAACTTCTGGACTCTGGAGCAGAGGAACATAATAACCTGGATGAAATTTTGTCAGATATTAATGTGGAGAATGTGCTGTGCTATACATTCAGTTCTCTTGAGGAGCCAGATGAGTTTCTTTCTGATCATGAAAACTATCTAAAACATCAAATGATAAGGAGAGATTTGGAGAAGATGCCTGATGCAGTGTCTCGGACATGGCTCCAAGGAACAGTCCGAGACAAAATGAgggaacatttaaaaaaatttaaagacATAATGACTTCACATGGCAGTCAGTCCACAAAGTTTTTGGTTTCTTCAAAAGACCACACAATCCATCCAGGTTCCTGCATTCTCTTGTATGAAAATGGATCTCATGAAGCCCTTTGCTTTACTCCTCCATCAAAACCAGCCTGTCCAATCATTAaacaggtcagaggtcacagtgTAGTTTTTGAGATGCCTTCACCGTGTCCTGAGACGGTAGAGCTTAAGTTACTGTACAAAATgaaggaagagagagaatggAAATCTCAACATGTGCATAAGAGCCAAGATACAGTAACTCTAGAAGATCTCAGTCCAGACACACAGTATGATGTTAAATATACAGCAGTGGGGAAACTCAACTACACCACAGACAGTGATGTAATCAGAGTTGAAGAG GGGGGGACAAGGACCACGAGAGATAATG GTGGGGTCAAGCTGTTCTCTGACTTGGCTGGAAAAACAAATGGTGGTCATAAGAGTTTTTTTGATACTTTGGAGAACCGAATAAAAGATCTGAGAGAAGTTCCTACAATGGATGACAGTGACATTTTTCTAGTCTACTGTCCTCTTGTTTCTCGACATGGCAATGATATAGAAGCAGCGCTTAAAAGATTCACTGACTCTACAG CTTCTAAGCTGAAAGTTCTGGTGGTGCTACATCACACATTTGACCCAGAGAAAACTGTACCAGACAGCAGCAGACGTGTCAACAGGACAGATATACTGACAGTGGACTGTCTGTTCTATGAAGACACAGGATTACTGAAGTGTCAGAAAAATGATGATGCAATCGACAAAGTTGTGAACTTGTTAAGGCAGCAG AGAAAGGAAAAGTATGTCAACGAATTTCAATCTCGTG GTCCTCTACATAAAAATGTTGCACCGAATGACAATctgagaaaagaaaatgaaaaacatccaACAGAACTCGACAAAGACAAAAGAAATCCTCAGGGGGAAAACAAAGAAGTGAGCAAACTGTcaagtgagaaagagagagtggcAAAGACCCCATCAATCCAGTCGGAAAGCA GGAAAATCAAACTATGCTCCATTCTGGCTGGAAAGACAAATATATCACCTGAGAGGTTTACTGGCACCCTGAAAAAAGAAATTCCGAATCTGATGGAAGTTTCAATGGATGAGAGTGacattgttttggttttctgtCCTATTGTTTCTCGAGCTGGAACTGATATTGAAGCAGCACTGAAAATATTCACTGACTCTACAG ACTCTAAACTGAAAGTTCTAGTGGTGCTACATCACACTTTTGACACAGAGAAAACTGTACCAGACAGCAGCAGATGTGTCAACAGGACAGATATACTGACAGTGGACTGTCTGTTCTATGAGGACACAGGATTGCTAAAGTGTCAGAAAAATGATGATGCAATCGACAAAGTTGTGAACTGGTTAATACAGCAG GGGGAGAAAAAAGGTGTCAAAGTATGTCGATGGCAAG TTGAAACAGACCAATCATCATCTTTTTGGTCAAGGCTCTCTGGTCCATTTAAG GGAAATAAACAGGGATCTTCAAGTGACA ATATGTAG